The genomic DNA GACTCGCGGCAGCTCTCGCTCCTGATCTGGGTTATCTGATCAGCAAAGGCGGCATCACCACCCAGACACTGCTGGCCCGGGGCCTAGCCCTCGAGTCGGTGCAGCTGGAAGGCCAGCTGCTGCCGGGACTGTCGCTGGTGCGCCCCTCAGCGGGACCCTGCAGCGGATTGCCGATTCTCACCTTCCCCGGCAATCTTGGCGTTGCTGGCACGCTGTTGGACGCCTGGCAGCGGATGCAGGCCGGCTGAGGCGGCCAGCAGTTCCATTGGGTGCTGCACGTGGGCCCGATCGCCCAGATGGCGCCGCAGTTGCAGGGTGCAGCCAATGTTGGCGCTGGCCACCCATTCAGCGCCGGTGCCGCTTAGATCGTCGGCCTTGATCCGGCCAAGTTCGGCGGCTTCCTCCGGTTGCACCAGGTTGTAGATGCCGGCACTTCCGCAGCAGACCCCCGCTTCGGTTGCTTCCCGCAGCTGAATGCCGGGGATGGCGCGCAGCAGCTGGCGGGGCTGGGCATGGATTCCCTGGCCGTGAATCATGTGGCAGGCGTCATGCATGGCCACCACGCCGGGGACAGGTTGCAGTTGGGCGCGGAACGTCTCCACGAGGCCGCGGTCAGCCAGGAATTCCTGCACATCCAGCACCGGGGCCCTGAATGCAGTGTTGCCGTTCAGCAGCTCGCCATAGGCCTTCATCGTGTGGCCGCAGCCGGAGGCAGCCACCAGCACCGCATCCAATTCCCCGTCGATGGCGTTCATGCTCTGAATGAGATTCGTCGCGAGTTGGCGGGTGAGCTCCAGCTCCCCCTGGTGATGGCTCACCGCCCCGCAGCAGCCCTGGTCTGGCGGAATCACCACTTCAAAACCATTGGCCTGCAACACCTTCACCGTTGCGTTGCTCACGCTGGGGTCGAAGCAGCGCTGTACGCAGCCCAGCAACAGCGCTACGCGGCCGCGGCGTTCCCCGCTGGCGGGATTGATCTGGGGCAGTTGGTCGCTGAAGCTTTCCGGCACCAAGGGGGGAAGTAGTTGCTCCATCGCTTCGATCTCCGGCCCGAACAGACGGGTGAGTCCGGAGCGGCGTGCCAGGTGTTGCAGCGGCGTGCCGGCATAGGCCCGCAGGGGTTGAAGCAGGGCGCGCAGTCGGTTGGGGTAGGGCAGCACCTGCAGCAGCAGCTTGCGGAAGCTGGTCTGCCAACTGCTGCGTTGGTTGGCCTGATTCAGCTTGGGTCGGGTGGCCTCGATCAGCTGGTCGTAGCGGACTCCGGAAGGACAAGCGGAAACGCAGGCGAAGCAGCCCAGGCAGGTGTCGAAATGGCTGGCCACCGTGGCATCCAGCTCCAGCTCACCAGCCTCGATCGCCCGCAGAGAGTGGATGCGACCGCGGGGGGAGTCCATCTCACTGGCTAGCACGCGATAGCTGGCACAGGTGGGCAGGCAGAAGCCGCAGTGCACGCAGGGGTCAGCGGCACCGGGCGGCAGACCGGGAAGGGTGCTGGTCGGAGGCTGCTCGGCAGGTGCTGGCTGGCTCATGGGCAGAGTCTGGATCGATCGGCCCGCGGACGGTTGGATTTGAAGAAAAATCGTTGTTTGTTTGGCTCAGGTTTCCTCATCGGAACGCTTTTGCTCTTGAAGCCCTTTAAAACTGATATTTTCCCCATTCGATGTCCCGGTAGAAGATATGTTCGATGTTATTTTTGGTTGGAATTAAGTAGGTCTCTGTCGGGTCTCTTGTCAGTGCGCAAGTTGGACTTTGCCCGTGGAAGTTGTGGGTTCCCGGTCAGGTTGAGATCGTTGAAAATGCTCTCGACTATTTCCTGAAGGTTCTCA from Synechococcus sp. MU1643 includes the following:
- a CDS encoding (Fe-S)-binding protein, with translation MSQPAPAEQPPTSTLPGLPPGAADPCVHCGFCLPTCASYRVLASEMDSPRGRIHSLRAIEAGELELDATVASHFDTCLGCFACVSACPSGVRYDQLIEATRPKLNQANQRSSWQTSFRKLLLQVLPYPNRLRALLQPLRAYAGTPLQHLARRSGLTRLFGPEIEAMEQLLPPLVPESFSDQLPQINPASGERRGRVALLLGCVQRCFDPSVSNATVKVLQANGFEVVIPPDQGCCGAVSHHQGELELTRQLATNLIQSMNAIDGELDAVLVAASGCGHTMKAYGELLNGNTAFRAPVLDVQEFLADRGLVETFRAQLQPVPGVVAMHDACHMIHGQGIHAQPRQLLRAIPGIQLREATEAGVCCGSAGIYNLVQPEEAAELGRIKADDLSGTGAEWVASANIGCTLQLRRHLGDRAHVQHPMELLAASAGLHPLPGVQQRASNAKIAGEGENRQSAAGSR